In Leptospira stimsonii, a single window of DNA contains:
- the gcvP gene encoding aminomethyl-transferring glycine dehydrogenase: protein MNSTLQNQSKQNLTKVGIDPLDTFPRRHIGPDPEQIGVMLKELGLSSLEELIEKAVPAGIRLKKPLDLPKASTEHKILQDLKTIASQNQIFRSYIGAGYNSCVIPGVIQRNILENPGWYTAYTPYQAEISQGRLEALLNFQTMIIDLTGLEISNASLLDEGTAAAEAMFLAYSVRKNETAKKFFVSELCHPQTIDVVVTRANPLGIEVQIGNHESVELNEDFFGILLQYPATDGKVIDYTSFIQKAHNVGSIATVAADLLSLTILKSPGEMGADIAVGSSQRFGLPLGYGGPHAGFFATKDEFKRSMPGRLIGVSKDSQGNPGLRLSLQTREQHIRRDKATSNICTAQVLLAVISSMYAIYHGPEGLKNIATRIHRFTSILSNGLKSAGFAISEHSSFDTITIQAGNKSKEILQKALSRKINLRQYDDGRIGIALDETVNTEDLQDLFEIFGIKSTEIEKNFSNSDTIPDSLRRTSSYLTHPVFQSHHTETKMLRYIRKLESRDLSLTTSMIPLGSCTMKLNATTEMYPVTWPEFGAIHPFAPADQAKGYKVIFEQLEKWLCEITGFAGVSLQPNAGSQGEYAGLLAIRRYHESRKESHRNVCLIPISAHGTNPASAAMAGFKVVVVSCDPNGNIDLEDLKSKAEEHKDDLAALMITYPSTHGVFEESVKEICAIVHAHGGQVYMDGANMNAQVGLTSPGEIGADVCHLNLHKTFCIPHGGGGPGVGPIGVAKHLVPFLPGHVLVDNTTGNEHGAVSAAPWGSASIVLISWTYIILMGAEGLANATKTSILNANYIAKRLEKAFPVLYKGKNGFVAHECILDVRPFKKTAGIEVEDVAKRLIDYGFHAPTMSFPVPGTLMIEPTESESLEELDRFCEAMLLIHQEILDVQNGVLDKTDNPLKNSPHTAAMVTSDRWDHLYPRERAGYPAPWTKEHKFWPYVGRVDNVYGDRNLVCSCLPIESYQ from the coding sequence ATGAACTCCACTCTCCAGAACCAATCCAAACAAAATCTTACAAAGGTCGGCATCGATCCTCTGGATACTTTTCCAAGAAGACATATCGGCCCGGATCCGGAACAGATCGGAGTTATGTTAAAAGAACTCGGACTTTCTTCTCTCGAAGAATTGATCGAAAAAGCGGTTCCCGCCGGGATTCGTCTAAAAAAACCTTTGGATCTTCCCAAGGCTTCCACCGAGCACAAAATTCTTCAGGATCTGAAAACGATCGCATCTCAGAATCAAATCTTTCGTTCATATATCGGCGCCGGTTATAATTCTTGCGTCATTCCCGGAGTCATCCAAAGAAACATTCTGGAGAATCCGGGTTGGTACACCGCTTACACTCCGTATCAAGCTGAGATTTCTCAAGGCCGTCTCGAAGCGCTCCTTAATTTTCAAACGATGATCATCGATTTGACCGGACTTGAAATTTCCAACGCTTCTCTTCTGGATGAAGGAACCGCGGCCGCAGAAGCGATGTTTCTTGCGTATTCAGTTCGTAAAAATGAAACTGCAAAAAAATTCTTCGTCTCCGAGCTCTGTCATCCGCAAACGATCGACGTAGTCGTTACGAGAGCCAATCCTCTCGGAATCGAGGTTCAAATCGGAAATCATGAAAGTGTGGAACTCAACGAAGATTTTTTCGGAATTCTCCTTCAGTATCCCGCGACAGACGGAAAGGTCATAGATTATACTTCGTTCATCCAAAAGGCGCATAATGTAGGATCGATCGCGACAGTTGCGGCTGACCTTCTTTCGCTCACGATTCTCAAATCGCCCGGAGAAATGGGAGCGGACATCGCGGTCGGTTCTTCTCAGAGATTCGGACTTCCTCTTGGTTACGGCGGACCGCACGCAGGCTTTTTCGCGACGAAAGACGAATTCAAACGGAGCATGCCCGGAAGATTGATCGGGGTTTCTAAAGATTCACAAGGGAATCCGGGACTCAGACTTTCTCTGCAAACGAGGGAACAACATATCCGAAGAGATAAGGCGACGAGCAATATCTGTACGGCTCAAGTTTTGCTCGCGGTGATATCTTCCATGTATGCGATCTATCACGGACCGGAAGGACTGAAAAACATCGCCACAAGAATTCATAGATTCACTTCGATTCTTTCCAACGGTTTGAAATCCGCGGGATTTGCGATCTCGGAACATTCTTCTTTTGATACGATCACGATTCAAGCCGGTAACAAATCGAAGGAAATTCTTCAGAAGGCGCTTTCCAGAAAAATCAACCTGAGACAATACGACGACGGAAGAATCGGTATCGCGTTAGACGAAACCGTTAATACGGAAGACCTTCAGGACCTTTTCGAAATTTTCGGAATTAAAAGCACGGAAATCGAAAAGAATTTTTCAAACTCGGATACGATTCCTGATTCTTTAAGAAGAACCTCTTCTTACCTCACGCATCCGGTATTTCAGTCGCATCACACCGAAACCAAAATGCTTCGTTATATTCGAAAATTAGAATCAAGAGATCTTTCTCTAACGACTTCGATGATTCCTCTCGGTTCTTGTACGATGAAACTCAACGCGACCACGGAAATGTATCCTGTGACTTGGCCGGAATTCGGAGCGATCCATCCGTTCGCGCCTGCGGATCAAGCCAAGGGTTACAAAGTCATCTTTGAACAGTTGGAAAAATGGCTTTGTGAAATCACCGGTTTTGCCGGAGTTTCCTTACAACCGAACGCGGGTTCCCAAGGAGAATACGCGGGACTTCTCGCAATCCGAAGATATCACGAAAGCAGAAAAGAATCTCATAGAAACGTTTGTCTGATTCCGATCTCGGCTCACGGAACCAATCCAGCGAGCGCGGCGATGGCCGGTTTTAAAGTGGTCGTCGTTTCTTGTGATCCAAACGGAAATATCGATTTAGAGGATCTCAAATCAAAAGCGGAAGAACACAAAGACGATCTCGCCGCTTTGATGATAACGTATCCTTCCACTCACGGAGTGTTTGAAGAATCCGTAAAAGAAATTTGTGCAATCGTTCACGCACACGGTGGACAAGTCTACATGGACGGAGCGAACATGAACGCTCAAGTCGGTTTAACAAGTCCGGGTGAAATCGGCGCGGACGTTTGCCATCTCAATTTACATAAGACTTTTTGCATACCTCACGGAGGAGGCGGTCCGGGTGTTGGTCCGATCGGAGTCGCAAAACATCTCGTTCCATTTTTACCTGGACACGTTTTAGTGGATAATACGACCGGGAACGAACACGGAGCCGTATCCGCGGCTCCTTGGGGAAGCGCGAGCATCGTTCTAATCTCATGGACTTACATCATTCTGATGGGGGCTGAGGGACTTGCTAATGCGACCAAAACTTCGATCCTAAACGCGAACTACATTGCAAAACGTTTGGAAAAGGCCTTCCCGGTTCTTTATAAAGGGAAAAATGGCTTTGTCGCTCACGAGTGTATTCTCGACGTAAGACCGTTCAAAAAAACAGCCGGAATCGAAGTGGAAGACGTTGCAAAACGATTGATCGACTACGGATTCCACGCACCCACAATGTCCTTTCCCGTTCCGGGAACTCTGATGATCGAACCGACCGAATCCGAATCCTTGGAAGAATTGGATCGTTTCTGTGAAGCGATGCTTCTCATTCATCAAGAAATTTTGGACGTTCAGAACGGAGTTTTAGACAAAACGGACAATCCTTTAAAAAATTCTCCGCATACCGCGGCGATGGTGACGTCGGATCGTTGGGATCATTTGTATCCGAGAGAAAGAGCGGGTTATCCCGCTCCTTGGACCAAAGAACATAAGTTCTGGCCGTACGTAGGAAGAGTGGATAACGTCTACGGAGATAGAAACTTAGTTTGTTCCTGTCTTCCGATCGAAAGTTATCAGTGA
- a CDS encoding pyrimidine/purine nucleoside phosphorylase, which translates to MAQFENVTVIKKANIYYDGKVTSRTVLFPDGSKKTLGILMPGEYDFGTDEKEIMEILEGELLVKLPGENSWKEIKGGQSFEVPAKSRFQLNVKKISDYCCSYIA; encoded by the coding sequence ATGGCTCAGTTTGAAAACGTTACAGTTATAAAAAAAGCGAATATCTATTATGACGGAAAGGTCACAAGCCGCACCGTTCTATTTCCGGACGGAAGTAAAAAAACTCTCGGAATACTAATGCCCGGCGAATATGATTTTGGAACGGACGAAAAAGAAATTATGGAAATTTTAGAAGGAGAACTTCTTGTAAAACTTCCAGGAGAAAATTCCTGGAAAGAAATCAAAGGTGGACAATCCTTTGAGGTCCCTGCAAAGTCCAGATTTCAATTGAACGTAAAGAAGATCAGCGATTATTGCTGTTCCTATATCGCCTAA
- a CDS encoding DUF3784 domain-containing protein, with amino-acid sequence MSNWSFTTDQALKSVKNPYLFRGLIGCFLLLVLGFVSLFGLGLLIYSLQLFSEGETLYPSLIVFLTFSFLFLLFSSTRTYRKTKNSIQEEKILPKEGILLIRETDRPDLKIDLSTIVCYKIKRRTVSKSGTVSSSSGYRIVWDLFFLKSDGAFYHLDTYSELENLKVELLKFRTLLPLPVSDDTKENLGTPENSTSLPAVESPKVDSKYLKLSATEKGTRVEFKKEKTIKDKITILSVMGIFYGVWGIIFLSMKEFETIFLFFFIPFSILFLGIFTIALIFIMTKTLELTVDSSGLRIRYRTTLPILSHFLFLERFLPGHVVRHCRANRFPENQSVLTVALKKNETVPQGRLSFLFNLQTFSLGDYTLPGDTELLGIWQLLPWLPNSPGFVDLIAAESAIEERLRLEEDKILFEIL; translated from the coding sequence TTGTCTAATTGGAGTTTCACGACAGACCAAGCATTAAAAAGTGTAAAGAATCCGTATCTTTTTCGAGGACTCATAGGTTGTTTTCTCCTATTGGTTCTCGGTTTCGTTTCCCTTTTCGGTCTGGGATTGTTGATCTACTCGCTACAACTTTTTTCGGAAGGAGAAACTCTGTATCCAAGTCTGATCGTATTTCTGACCTTCTCCTTTTTATTTCTTCTTTTTTCTTCTACAAGAACTTACCGGAAGACGAAGAATTCCATTCAAGAAGAGAAGATTCTTCCGAAGGAAGGTATTCTTCTAATTCGGGAAACAGATCGACCGGATCTAAAGATAGATCTTTCTACGATTGTCTGTTATAAGATAAAAAGAAGAACCGTTTCCAAAAGTGGAACGGTAAGTTCCAGTTCCGGCTATAGAATCGTATGGGATCTTTTTTTTCTAAAATCGGACGGGGCCTTCTATCATCTCGATACGTATTCCGAACTCGAAAATCTAAAAGTCGAACTTTTGAAATTCAGGACCTTACTTCCTCTTCCTGTTTCCGATGACACAAAGGAGAATCTAGGAACTCCGGAGAATTCGACTTCTCTCCCCGCTGTAGAAAGCCCGAAAGTGGATTCAAAATATTTAAAGTTGTCCGCTACGGAAAAAGGGACGAGAGTAGAATTCAAGAAAGAGAAAACAATAAAAGATAAGATTACGATTCTATCCGTGATGGGCATTTTTTACGGGGTCTGGGGAATCATCTTTCTCTCCATGAAAGAATTCGAGACGATCTTTTTATTCTTTTTTATCCCTTTCTCAATCCTATTCTTAGGAATTTTTACGATCGCCCTGATCTTTATCATGACCAAAACTTTAGAGCTAACAGTCGATTCCTCGGGTTTGCGAATTCGATACCGTACCACTCTTCCGATTCTTTCTCATTTTCTTTTCTTAGAACGTTTTTTGCCCGGACACGTTGTGCGCCATTGTAGGGCGAATCGTTTTCCGGAAAATCAGAGTGTTCTCACCGTCGCTCTCAAAAAAAATGAAACCGTCCCTCAAGGAAGACTTTCTTTTTTATTCAATCTACAGACCTTTTCTTTGGGAGATTATACTCTACCTGGAGATACGGAACTCTTAGGAATTTGGCAACTCTTGCCTTGGCTTCCGAATTCTCCCGGATTCGTCGATTTGATTGCCGCAGAATCTGCGATAGAAGAAAGACTTCGATTAGAGGAAGATAAGATTCTTTTTGAAATTCTCTAA
- a CDS encoding lysophospholipid acyltransferase family protein, producing MSHQILQRKDLCKPLSYKEGLTISYETAPEKKRSIADYIFGNSDLAFHYGYFKEIFRSRALALKGVYDNPTWCESSAKILDLVESCGGKVKVQGIEKILSVDGPVVIAGNHMSTCETFILPTFVTQYKPVTFVVKESLTKGKLFGPIMRSRDPISVGRSNPREDLVAVLEQGAALLKKGISIIVFPQSTRTTDFTPAEFNSIAIKLAARAGVPVIPVALKTDFWENGRVVKDLARIFRNRKIFITFGDPLLPSTDSRKNQEALLKFVVSHLKNWGTKVND from the coding sequence ATGAGTCATCAAATTTTGCAAAGAAAAGATCTCTGCAAACCGCTGAGCTATAAAGAAGGCCTTACCATTTCTTATGAAACGGCACCGGAAAAAAAAAGATCGATTGCCGATTATATTTTCGGTAATTCCGACTTAGCATTCCATTACGGTTATTTCAAAGAGATATTCAGAAGCAGGGCATTAGCTCTCAAAGGTGTTTACGACAATCCAACCTGGTGCGAATCCTCCGCCAAAATTCTCGATTTAGTGGAAAGCTGTGGCGGTAAAGTTAAGGTTCAAGGAATTGAGAAGATTCTTTCTGTAGACGGTCCCGTGGTGATCGCGGGAAATCACATGAGTACGTGCGAGACATTCATTCTTCCTACATTTGTAACTCAATACAAACCTGTAACCTTCGTTGTAAAAGAGAGCCTAACGAAAGGAAAACTATTCGGCCCGATCATGAGGTCCAGGGACCCTATTTCCGTCGGGAGAAGTAATCCGAGAGAGGACTTAGTTGCCGTTTTGGAGCAAGGAGCCGCTTTGCTTAAAAAAGGAATATCGATCATCGTATTTCCTCAGAGTACTCGGACCACGGATTTTACTCCGGCCGAATTCAATTCGATTGCGATCAAACTCGCGGCCCGCGCTGGAGTTCCGGTGATTCCGGTCGCTCTCAAAACGGACTTTTGGGAAAATGGAAGAGTAGTGAAAGACCTCGCTCGTATTTTTCGAAATCGAAAGATTTTCATCACTTTCGGAGATCCTCTCCTCCCGTCGACGGACTCAAGAAAGAATCAAGAAGCTTTGCTAAAATTTGTCGTTTCTCACTTGAAAAACTGGGGAACGAAAGTAAATGACTGA
- a CDS encoding c-type cytochrome, with translation MISDDRANLLWDKKCAVCHGVDGTPKDSVLPNPRKLRGFGIKMGFFFGGDKMREGIFKTIRDGKNQTMPSFKEELSEEEIRALVRRIERF, from the coding sequence TTGATAAGTGACGATCGAGCAAACCTCCTCTGGGATAAAAAATGTGCCGTTTGTCATGGAGTGGACGGAACTCCGAAGGATTCCGTTCTTCCAAATCCGAGAAAACTACGAGGTTTTGGAATCAAAATGGGATTCTTCTTCGGAGGTGATAAAATGAGAGAGGGAATTTTTAAGACGATCCGGGACGGAAAGAATCAGACCATGCCTTCTTTTAAGGAAGAATTGTCGGAAGAAGAGATTCGTGCGCTCGTGAGACGAATCGAAAGATTTTGA
- a CDS encoding biosynthetic peptidoglycan transglycosylase, with translation MKRRELFYSLFLRALPIFFVAVLVYEQFFPERKILVQQDRLVYLPDQKESIPLEIEWVRLNELPEEWISYMVQVEDRRFYSHRGYSLSDIHSTILSSTLFFRKIRGASTITQQLARTLFLSREKSLSRKWKEIQIASALEEEIGKNEILEYYINSVYWGRGMNGLNQASRYYFKRKPIDLDKNQFKALVQILKKPDWYSREDVIQLSRIL, from the coding sequence TTGAAACGAAGAGAACTCTTTTATTCGCTTTTTTTACGCGCACTTCCGATATTTTTTGTGGCAGTCTTAGTATATGAACAATTCTTTCCCGAAAGAAAAATTCTGGTTCAACAGGATCGCCTCGTTTATCTGCCGGATCAAAAAGAATCTATTCCTCTTGAGATAGAATGGGTTCGATTAAACGAACTTCCGGAAGAATGGATTTCTTATATGGTTCAGGTAGAGGATCGAAGATTTTATTCCCATCGAGGATATTCGCTTTCGGATATTCATTCTACGATTCTTTCCTCCACACTTTTTTTTCGAAAGATCAGAGGAGCCAGTACGATCACACAACAGCTTGCGAGAACACTTTTTCTTTCCCGAGAAAAATCCTTATCTCGAAAATGGAAGGAGATTCAAATCGCTTCCGCTTTGGAAGAAGAAATAGGGAAGAACGAAATTTTAGAATATTATATCAACAGCGTCTATTGGGGACGAGGGATGAACGGTTTAAATCAAGCTTCGCGCTATTATTTTAAGAGGAAGCCGATCGACCTTGATAAGAATCAATTCAAAGCTCTGGTTCAAATTTTGAAAAAGCCGGATTGGTACAGTCGGGAGGATGTGATTCAACTTTCCAGAATTCTGTGA
- a CDS encoding RibD family protein, translating into MTRLPNVTINMAMTLDGKVSRPDGRWYGLSSRNDKKRMDEIRSQAEVLILGKNSILNDDPVIHLRYVENGKDPRPVILLRSGTLPEDKKVFRFSKEPPLIFCLKKNYSLVKDNLDSVAEIILVQGEELNPREVLRLLSEMGYHEILLEGGPSLNDSFFRLDLISRIHLTVVPFLIGKNDLPSITGGKKEYPDFDRKNWNLVSSEVIEDEVFLIYEKNQVRLSQT; encoded by the coding sequence ATGACACGACTTCCAAACGTAACAATCAACATGGCAATGACTCTGGACGGCAAGGTTTCCCGCCCGGATGGGCGATGGTACGGTTTATCATCGAGAAACGATAAGAAGAGAATGGATGAAATACGCTCTCAAGCGGAAGTTTTGATTCTTGGAAAGAATTCGATACTCAACGATGACCCCGTCATTCATTTACGATATGTAGAAAACGGAAAAGATCCGAGACCCGTGATTCTCCTTCGCTCCGGAACTCTTCCCGAAGATAAAAAGGTATTCCGTTTTTCTAAAGAACCTCCATTGATCTTTTGTCTGAAGAAGAATTATTCCCTTGTTAAGGATAACCTTGATTCCGTTGCGGAAATTATTTTGGTCCAGGGAGAAGAATTAAATCCTAGAGAAGTCCTTCGACTCTTATCGGAAATGGGGTATCACGAAATTCTTTTGGAAGGTGGTCCCTCTCTGAATGATTCTTTTTTTCGATTAGATCTCATTTCAAGAATTCATCTTACCGTTGTTCCATTCCTGATCGGAAAGAACGATTTACCTTCGATAACGGGAGGAAAAAAGGAATATCCGGATTTCGATCGGAAAAATTGGAATTTGGTTTCTTCCGAGGTTATAGAAGATGAAGTTTTTCTAATATACGAAAAAAATCAGGTTCGGTTAAGTCAAACTTGA
- a CDS encoding (2Fe-2S)-binding protein, with product MDSSFFSQVDLCQLMRPRKVCVCNQVSEEEILTSIRNGHDTLEKLMDDTGASTGCGTCMSSVRKLLARELNVPRA from the coding sequence ATGGATTCCTCATTTTTCAGCCAAGTCGATCTCTGCCAATTGATGCGCCCCCGAAAGGTTTGCGTCTGCAATCAGGTTTCCGAAGAAGAGATCCTAACGTCGATTCGAAACGGACACGATACGTTGGAAAAACTCATGGATGATACGGGGGCCTCGACCGGTTGCGGGACTTGTATGAGCTCGGTCCGTAAACTTCTGGCTCGGGAACTCAACGTTCCTCGAGCATGA
- a CDS encoding MFS transporter, giving the protein MQDTKRAPFREILGWCMFDFANSSYTTVIISVTYGIVFSQLVVPASSNRENPYEYGNLLWSIALAVSYLLVVLTGPIFGAITDYSARKKQFLFYSYVFCIISTGALWFVIAPGQYVLAFILIILSNFFFASGENFASSFLPYLGPKEDLGKISGYAWGIGYFGGIVAVALVNTLGPKTIDNFDNLRMVGPYTAFFFLFAGIPTFLLLREYTSGKDKPEGLSYLKIGIERVVSTMREIHKFRDMAIYLVSLFFAMAALGIVISFAFIYGAQEIKTEEKHEIAMFLLIQLFAAVGAILFGFIQDKIGAKKTFNITLFLWIVCLLLIYWVKDLTAFLIGIGVPTTQQWVFVGTTVLAGAGLGATQSASRAIVGLFAPESKSGEFFGLWGLSGKVAAAFGLVAVGGLQILFDLRNSFLVVALFFVISLLINAFVDEERGIQTAVNYKET; this is encoded by the coding sequence ATGCAAGATACAAAAAGAGCTCCTTTCCGAGAAATTCTCGGCTGGTGCATGTTCGATTTTGCGAACTCCTCTTATACGACGGTCATTATCAGTGTTACATACGGAATCGTTTTTAGCCAATTAGTCGTCCCCGCCTCTTCCAATCGGGAAAATCCATATGAGTACGGAAACTTACTCTGGTCGATCGCTCTGGCGGTTTCTTATCTATTAGTCGTCTTAACGGGACCGATTTTCGGCGCTATCACGGATTATTCTGCGAGAAAGAAACAATTCCTATTTTACAGTTATGTCTTCTGTATCATATCGACGGGAGCGCTCTGGTTCGTGATTGCACCCGGACAATACGTTCTTGCCTTCATTCTAATCATTCTTTCAAATTTCTTTTTTGCCTCGGGAGAAAATTTCGCATCCAGTTTTCTTCCCTATCTCGGCCCCAAAGAGGACCTTGGGAAGATTTCCGGTTATGCTTGGGGGATCGGTTACTTCGGCGGGATCGTAGCGGTCGCGTTAGTCAACACCTTAGGACCAAAGACCATCGATAATTTTGATAATTTAAGAATGGTCGGTCCTTATACTGCCTTCTTCTTTTTATTCGCTGGAATTCCGACATTTCTTCTCTTAAGGGAATACACATCCGGAAAAGACAAACCGGAAGGACTTTCTTATCTGAAGATCGGAATAGAAAGAGTCGTTTCTACGATGAGAGAAATTCATAAATTCAGAGATATGGCGATTTATCTCGTATCGCTCTTCTTCGCGATGGCCGCGTTGGGAATTGTGATCAGCTTCGCGTTTATTTATGGTGCTCAAGAAATCAAGACGGAAGAAAAGCACGAGATTGCAATGTTTCTTTTGATTCAGCTCTTCGCGGCAGTAGGTGCGATTCTTTTCGGATTCATTCAGGATAAGATCGGAGCCAAGAAAACCTTTAACATTACGCTTTTCTTATGGATAGTTTGTCTTTTACTCATCTATTGGGTCAAAGATCTTACGGCTTTCTTAATCGGAATCGGAGTTCCGACCACACAACAGTGGGTTTTCGTCGGAACAACGGTTCTTGCCGGAGCCGGCTTAGGTGCGACACAATCTGCGAGCCGTGCAATCGTTGGACTTTTTGCTCCCGAATCAAAATCCGGAGAATTTTTCGGTCTTTGGGGATTGTCCGGAAAAGTCGCGGCGGCCTTCGGACTTGTCGCAGTCGGGGGACTTCAGATCTTATTTGATCTTCGGAATTCTTTTTTAGTCGTCGCGCTTTTCTTCGTGATTTCACTCCTAATCAACGCTTTTGTGGATGAAGAACGCGGAATCCAAACCGCCGTGAATTACAAAGAAACCTAA
- a CDS encoding LIC13212 family protein, producing the protein MNIRILSILTILSLTGIGAAPNKVLTLEEKEEQRQIEVVRKGGFTDIEVDNLHASIAGNILKINNLLKDETYKKALRYIEDEPREAAKFLFQDKENKQYLELDLGLGQSFADYPKTYLYQSKIYIYPGTDGQSLDKIILQFKRTNAKGEVFIREMRRLINNSPKGPTFLGDGKRTPNNNSEILLEFFSSHDTDFIWPDNPIQPVPASVTSKLHDPANPLPYNKQRQIILQYKRYMRKVDKMVSQKLHMMELDQRMMISKMLEFR; encoded by the coding sequence ATGAACATCCGTATTTTATCAATTCTGACAATTCTTTCGCTCACGGGAATCGGAGCGGCACCGAACAAGGTGCTCACTCTGGAAGAGAAGGAAGAACAGAGACAGATAGAAGTCGTTCGCAAAGGCGGCTTTACGGATATCGAAGTGGATAACCTCCACGCTTCGATCGCAGGAAATATTCTTAAGATCAATAACCTCTTAAAAGATGAGACTTATAAAAAGGCTCTTCGTTATATCGAAGACGAACCGAGAGAAGCGGCGAAGTTTCTTTTTCAAGATAAGGAAAACAAACAATACTTAGAATTGGATCTCGGTCTCGGTCAATCCTTCGCCGATTATCCTAAAACCTATCTATATCAATCCAAAATTTATATTTATCCCGGAACCGACGGTCAATCCTTGGACAAGATCATTCTTCAATTCAAAAGAACGAACGCAAAAGGTGAAGTTTTTATTCGAGAAATGAGACGTCTCATTAACAATTCTCCGAAAGGGCCGACGTTCTTAGGCGACGGAAAGAGAACGCCGAATAACAACAGTGAGATCCTTTTGGAATTTTTCTCCAGTCATGATACGGATTTTATTTGGCCGGATAATCCGATTCAACCGGTTCCGGCGAGTGTTACTTCCAAGTTACACGATCCGGCGAATCCGCTTCCGTATAATAAACAGAGACAGATCATTCTCCAATACAAGAGATATATGAGAAAGGTCGATAAGATGGTCAGCCAAAAACTTCATATGATGGAGTTGGATCAGAGAATGATGATTTCCAAAATGTTGGAATTCCGTTAG
- a CDS encoding cytochrome C oxidase subunit IV family protein has translation MELFLNYALYVIVSIGFLIPFTGFVVGAGAIVNATLAGFTVNFLSQILEENKLQDFISRNKDNKLGKALQDAITKAQNKMNAAPAKADHAEEGHGSHHIISVKTYSLIFATLIFFTFVTVWVAGIDFGAMNVIIAMAVATVKASLVLAYFMHLKYDTIMNRVIFGSGLFFLLLLFGFSAADIFTRLKVVLSFAF, from the coding sequence ATGGAACTGTTTTTAAACTACGCTCTTTATGTAATCGTTAGCATCGGATTTCTGATCCCCTTTACCGGGTTCGTGGTCGGAGCCGGAGCCATTGTAAACGCAACTCTTGCGGGATTTACCGTTAACTTTCTTTCTCAGATTTTGGAGGAAAATAAACTCCAAGATTTTATCTCAAGAAACAAAGATAATAAACTTGGTAAGGCTCTCCAAGACGCGATTACAAAAGCTCAAAACAAGATGAACGCGGCGCCTGCAAAAGCAGATCACGCAGAAGAAGGGCACGGATCTCATCACATCATTTCCGTTAAAACCTATTCTCTGATCTTCGCTACTTTGATTTTCTTTACCTTTGTTACGGTTTGGGTTGCGGGAATCGACTTTGGAGCAATGAACGTAATCATCGCGATGGCGGTTGCAACGGTGAAAGCTTCTCTCGTCCTTGCGTACTTCATGCACTTGAAATACGACACAATCATGAACCGAGTGATCTTCGGATCCGGTTTGTTCTTCCTTTTACTACTCTTTGGATTTTCCGCGGCGGACATCTTCACTCGATTGAAAGTAGTCCTTTCTTTCGCTTTCTAA
- a CDS encoding LIC_13215 family putative lipoprotein, whose amino-acid sequence MKYDPIRNSLFLILIAVFLLSCKKDHNLDPNSKVIQLPSLGLGLNYEGWYFNDNPNLINQAQEMAASSDNSGEIKKALEVAGINFFLFEHPQGSPEAQTFNTNVNYTIEDLSKQPREISLDDYISAVTGLYPTVFQKYEMINPPKKSKIQGLDSALLESRFEQTIAGKSYKVHNYQLVFIVDKKAHVFTGTFLDKDAKSKGQKITELLSKFIKI is encoded by the coding sequence ATGAAATACGATCCAATTCGAAATTCTTTATTTTTAATTCTTATCGCAGTCTTTCTTCTTTCGTGCAAGAAAGATCACAATTTAGATCCAAATTCGAAAGTAATCCAACTTCCATCCCTCGGTTTAGGATTGAATTATGAAGGCTGGTATTTCAATGATAACCCGAACCTCATCAATCAAGCGCAGGAAATGGCCGCGAGTTCTGATAACTCAGGAGAGATCAAAAAGGCTCTGGAAGTCGCAGGTATCAATTTCTTTCTTTTCGAACACCCGCAGGGAAGTCCGGAAGCGCAAACATTCAATACGAATGTAAATTATACGATCGAAGACCTTTCCAAACAACCGAGAGAAATCTCTCTCGATGATTATATCTCTGCAGTCACCGGTCTTTATCCAACCGTCTTTCAAAAATACGAAATGATCAATCCTCCAAAAAAATCCAAGATTCAAGGATTGGATTCCGCTCTTCTCGAAAGTCGATTTGAACAAACAATCGCGGGAAAAAGCTACAAAGTTCACAACTATCAGTTGGTATTTATCGTGGACAAAAAGGCTCACGTCTTCACCGGAACTTTTCTCGACAAGGATGCGAAAAGCAAAGGTCAAAAGATTACTGAACTTTTGAGCAAGTTTATAAAGATATAA